GTGCTGATCGGCGCCTCGGGCCTGCACCTTTTGGTGCCGCCGGAGACCCAGGTGCAGCTCTCAGGAGCCTTCTCAGAAGTGGTCTCCAGCCTGTCGCATGTGCCGGTGGAGGAAATCCCAACTCTCTACAACGAGAGCTTCGGTGCCCTGCAGGCAGTGGCCACGTTGGGTCTCTACTCCCTGCTTTTCCTCACCGGTCTCGAGAGTGAGCTGGAGGAACTGATGGCGGTGGGTGCCCAGGCCTTCAGCGTCGCTGTGGTGGGTGTGGTGCTGCCCTTCGCCCTTGGCACCCTTGGTCTGATGGCGATCTTCCATGTGGATGCGATCCCAGCCATCTTTGCCGGTGCCTCGATGACGGCCACCAGCATCGGCATCACCGCCAGCGTCTTCGGAGAATTGGGATATTTGCGGACGCGCGAGGGGCAGATCGTGATCGGCGCCGCCGTCCTTGACGACATCCTCGGCATCGTCATCCTGGCCATCGTGGTGTCCCTGGCCGCCGGCGGCAGCCTGGAGGTTGGCCCCATCGTTCAGCTGGTGGTGGCAGCTGTGCTTTTTGTGGTGGTGGCGCTGCTTTTGAGCCAAAAGGCAGCTCCTGCCTTCGACTGGGTGATTGATCAGCTCAAAGCCCCCGGCGCCAAACTGATCGGGTCTTATCTGCTGCTCGCCGCCAGCTGCTTTGTGGCGTCTGCCATCGGTCTGGAAGCTGCGCTCGGGGCTTTCGCCGCTGGCTTGATTGCCAGCACGTCCAAGCACCGCCACGAGATTCAGGCGGCGGTGACCCCCATCGTTGGGCTTTTCGCCACCGTCTTCTTTGTGCTGGTGGGTGCCGGCATGGATCTGTCAGTCATCAATCCCTCTGAACCCGGTGCCCGTTCCGCTCTGGTGGTGGCTGCCTTCCTCTTTGTGGTGGCGATCATTGGCAAGGTGGCCGCAGGCTGGGCCATCTTCGGCAAGGAAAAGACCAATCATCTTGTGGTTGGTCTGGGAATGATGCCCCGAGGCGAAGTCGGCTTGATTTTCTTGGGCTTGGGAACAGCATCCGGCCTGCTCAGCCCTAGCCTTGAGGCGGCCATCCTTCTGATGGTGATTGGCACCACCTTCCTCGCGCCGGTGCTGCTGCGCATCGTTCTGAAGGGCAAGCCCCCAGAGGATGGCAATCAGGTGCCTGAAGAATTTGCCGCTGATCCACTGGCTGGCAACTGAGCGTTAATCCTCCCGATTGAAGGCAACCAATAGAAGGCTCCAGCCAATGGCGATGGCCGCCAGGCTGGAGGCCCAGCCTGGTCCGAGAGCCCAGCTGGCCCCGAGTTGCGTAATCAGCCCCACCACCAGCGCCAGCAGAAGACTGCTGGTCACCAGCACAATCTGGCGCCACAGCTGAGGCAGAGGGCTGTCCGCAAGGCTGGCCTCAAAGGCTGCCAGAGGTGCACTCAAGGGGATGTAAAGGGCAATGGCCCAGAGCAGGGCACCCCGCCAGATCCCTCCATCGGCGAGGGGGCTGATGAATACACCGGTCTCCTGCATCCAGATCCCCGAAACTGCTGCCTAGCATCGCGGCTCTTGCGCGACGTTGTGGAGTCCACGCCCTGGAACCATCTCGGCCACACCGTTCATGCGGTGCAGCAACAGCCTGATGCCTCTGAAGATCGCCCGGCCCTTCTGTTGGTGCACGGTTTCGGGGCGTCCACGGATCACTGGCGTCACAACATCCCCGTGTTGGCCCAGACCCATGCCGTGCACGCCATCGATCTGCTGGGCTTCGGCAGGAGTGCCAAGCCGGCGGAGCTCAACTATGGCGGTGCCCTTTGGCGCGATCAGCTGGTGGCCTACGTGCGTGAACGAATCGGTCGCCCGACCGTGATTGCCGGCAATTCCCTCGGCGGGTTTGCAGCCCTCGCCGCCGGGGCCGCATTGGGCTCTGATTGTGCGGGTGTTGTGCTGCTCAATGCTGCCGGTCCCTTCAGTGACGAGCAGAAACCTCCGCAAGGTTGGGGGGCGATCGCCCGCCAGAGCATCGGCACGGCGCTGCTCAAGAGCCCGGTGCTGCAGCGGCTGATGTTCGAGAACCTTCGCCGTCGGGCCACGATCCGCCGCACCCTCAACCAGGTGTATGTGGACAAAACCAACGTCGATGACTGGCTGGTGGAGTCGATCCGCCGCCCGTCGCTGGATCCCGGTGCCTTCGGGGTGTTCCGCACCGTCTTCGATATCCCCCGCGGTCAGCCCCTCGATGAGCTTTTCGCGGAACTCACGGCGCCGCTGCTGCTGCTCTGGGGCATCCGTGATCCCTGGATCAATGCCCCCGGTCGCCGCTCCACTTTCCAGCGCCATGCGCCGGCTGCCACCACAGAGGTGGTGTTGGAGGCAGGGCACTGCCCCCATGATGAGGTGCCGGATCAGGTGAATGCAGCTCTTTTGGAGTGGCTTGCGGGTTTGACGTCGGCCACAGCACCGACAAAACCTGATCACGCCGCTATTTGATTGGGCCAGACTTTCCGCAACCTGGCGGATGCCGATGACCCTCACCCAGCAAGCTGCTCCCTATGCCCATTGGGAGTATGTGCACCCCACCAGCGGTGACCGGCTGCGG
The Synechococcus sp. PROS-U-1 DNA segment above includes these coding regions:
- a CDS encoding cation:proton antiporter, whose amino-acid sequence is MLLPTLLSEISSHDLELAETLIGVLRFMLIFVAARSLAEVLVRFELPTILGELLAGVLIGASGLHLLVPPETQVQLSGAFSEVVSSLSHVPVEEIPTLYNESFGALQAVATLGLYSLLFLTGLESELEELMAVGAQAFSVAVVGVVLPFALGTLGLMAIFHVDAIPAIFAGASMTATSIGITASVFGELGYLRTREGQIVIGAAVLDDILGIVILAIVVSLAAGGSLEVGPIVQLVVAAVLFVVVALLLSQKAAPAFDWVIDQLKAPGAKLIGSYLLLAASCFVASAIGLEAALGAFAAGLIASTSKHRHEIQAAVTPIVGLFATVFFVLVGAGMDLSVINPSEPGARSALVVAAFLFVVAIIGKVAAGWAIFGKEKTNHLVVGLGMMPRGEVGLIFLGLGTASGLLSPSLEAAILLMVIGTTFLAPVLLRIVLKGKPPEDGNQVPEEFAADPLAGN
- a CDS encoding alpha/beta fold hydrolase, translated to MRDVVESTPWNHLGHTVHAVQQQPDASEDRPALLLVHGFGASTDHWRHNIPVLAQTHAVHAIDLLGFGRSAKPAELNYGGALWRDQLVAYVRERIGRPTVIAGNSLGGFAALAAGAALGSDCAGVVLLNAAGPFSDEQKPPQGWGAIARQSIGTALLKSPVLQRLMFENLRRRATIRRTLNQVYVDKTNVDDWLVESIRRPSLDPGAFGVFRTVFDIPRGQPLDELFAELTAPLLLLWGIRDPWINAPGRRSTFQRHAPAATTEVVLEAGHCPHDEVPDQVNAALLEWLAGLTSATAPTKPDHAAI